The Dehalococcoides mccartyi CG5 genome contains the following window.
CCGGACTGCAAACGGGTGATAGCCATTGAGGAATCTGCCGCCGCCGTCAAGGATGCCTGTTTGAATATTTCGGGCATAGACAATATTGAACTCATCCAGTCCAAGACAGAGGACGTTATAAACCAGTTTGAAGGGCAAATGGACGCACTCATACTTGACCCGTCGCGCAGTGGCGCCCACCCGTCTGTCTTAGCCACTATATGCCAAAATCCACCCAGAAATCTGGTGTATGTGGCTTGTGACCCATCTTCTCTGGCCAGAGACCTTAAAATCCTGCTTGCCGGCCCGTTTGAACTCTCAAGTGTAATACCGGTAGATATGTTCCCTCAAACTTACCACGTTGAGACACTAGCTTTATTAAAATGCAAACTTTAGCTTTTCACCGTTAATCAACCGTAAGGTGGGCTTTTATGAAAATTGTAAAAATAACTGATGCCAGCCAGATACCGTCTGAATGCACCGACACCCCTATTGCCGAACTGATAGAGTATCAGAATCTGGGCAAGGAATTACATACCTGCCATTCTGCCCACCTTCTAATAGGTATGTGCATGGATAACCGAAAACAGCTGCGCATACCTGAAAACTTTGCCTATATACTCCGAACCGGCGGAGCAAACTTGCGAAACAGCGAATTCAAGGTCTCGTATGCAATAGCTATCGGCGAAGTCAAACATATAGCCCTTATCGCCCATAATAACTGTGGTATGATAAATTTAGCTTCAAAGAAAGCCCAGTTTATACAGGGGCTTTGCAAAAATGCCGGCTGGAGCAGGGAAAGAGCTGAAGAGCATTTCATGAACTACGCCCCGATGTTTGAAATTGACAATGAAGCTGAGTTTGTGGTTGCAGAGGCCAAACGCCTGGCGGATAAATACCCCGGTATAATGGTTGTGCCACTCTATTATAGTCTTGATGATAACCTGCTCAGCCTGATTTTAGATTAAAATACCCTGTACGAAAGCAAACAGATTTATGCCTGATAATCCAACTGGCACACTACCTGAAATAATACTGGCTTCAGCCTCACCCCGCCGACGCCAGATACTAAGTGAGATGGGCTTTGTGTTTTCAGTCTGCCCCTCACAGGCTGAATTATACCCTGACGGTTCGGTTGCACCAGCCGAATTTGCCGTTTTAAATGCTCAAATCAAAGCCAGAGATATTGCCAGCAAATATAGCAACGGGCTGATAATAGCCGCAGATACCATAGTAGTAGATGATTTCGGCATACTGGGCAAGCCCTCTTCCAAAAAAGTAGCCTTAAACTATCTGTCAAGGCTGGGCGGCAAACCCCATACGGTTATAAGCAGTGTTTGTTTACTAAATGCCGAAAACGGCCAGATTCGCTCTGCCACCTGCCAAAGCACCTTGACTATGCGCCCATATACTCAGGCAGAAGCTCAAAGATATGTAGACAGCGGCCTTCCCATGGACAAAGCCGGTGCATACGGAATACAGGACAAGGAATTTAATCCGGCGGAGAATATACAAGGGTGCTACCTGAACGTAGTCGGTTTGCCGGCCTGTACTTTAGTGCGGTTGATAAACGAAATGGGTTTCAACCCAAAGCTTGCCCGCAACTGGAAACCTGAGGGGGATTGCACCCTCTGCCGTATATATCGCACCGAAATATCCCGTTTACGTTAGCCTGCCAGCCTTTCCTGCGGCTAAACCCCATAGCATACAGCCGACTAGACAGGGTGATTTATCGGGTATGTTTTAAGGCAACTGCTACAGGTGCGGTTATGAAGGCAAACTATCCCTTCACATTCGGGGCAGGTCCAGCGTTCCTTTTCTCTGGCTGAAAAAACCTCAAAACCGTTCTGCTTTAAAAACAGCTCGTTTTCAATCAGACTCAGCCCGTAACGCAGTCTGTATCTTTTATCTATATGGCCAATCAGGGGGCAGGGAAATGCCCCGCACTCGGCACAGGCATTCACCCCATGTTCTGTGGCACATGCCTTTATCCGGCAATTCCGGCAGCTTTCTGATTTGGTGATACTATCGGTAAAACATCCCGGACAGACTTTCTTTTGCATAAGGTGAGCCCGACACGCCAGACAGTTTATGCCGCAGGGGGCAAGCATTTGGGGATTGAGTGTTTCCGGCATTTTCATATTATTTACCCCACCCCAATTATCTGTTTAGTTTGCGTGATTATAGCGGTTGGTGATAGGCAGGCGACGGTCACGCCCAAAAGCTTTGGGGGTAATTTTTATACCCGGAGGCGCCTGACGGCGTTTATACTCACTGCGGTCTACCATTTTGACCACCCGCTTTACAATATCCGCTGCAAACCCCAATGCCACAATCTGGTCTATGCTTTTATCCTGCTCCACATAAGCTTCCAGAATAGGATCAAGCACCTCATAAGGGGGCAAGGAATCGGTATCAAGCTGGTTAGGTTTGAGTTCGGCAGACGGAGGTTTGGCCAGTACATTGTTCGGTATCAAGTCAAAACCGGCCAATTTGTTGCGATTGTGAACCAGACGGTAAACCAGCACCTTGGGAACATCTTTGATAATGGCAAAACCGCCTGCCATGTCGCCATAAAGGGTGCTGTAGCCTATAGCCGTCTCGCTTTTATTACTGGTATTAAGCACCAGCCAGTGGAATTTGTTTGACAGCGCCATAAGCAGATTACCCCGAATGCGTGCCTGAATATTTTCTTCGGTGGTATTAGCTTCAGTTCCGGCAAATACATCGGAAAGTGTATTTAGAAATGACTGAAAAAGCGGGTCTATGGGAATCTGAAGGGTTTTTATGCCCAGATTTCCCGCCAGATGCAGGCTGTCTGAAATACTGCCCTCTGAGGAATAACGGGAAGGCATGATAACCCCCACCACATTCTCAGGGCCTAATGCATCAGCGGCAATAGTAGCCACCAAACTGGAATCTATTCCGCCGGAAAGGCCGATGACCACTTTCTTAAAACCGTTTTTATTTATGTAATCTCTGGTACCCAGTAACAGTGCCTGATATACCTCTGCATCTGCTTCCAAAGGGGTAAAGGCAATATTTTCAATAGGCGGCTTGGGGGTTTCAAACCCGGCAGACGAAACAAAAATAGAGTCCGGGACATTCGCATTTGTATCCGCCTGTCTGGGCAAGACCGGTATATCCAGATCCAGTACCACCAGGTCTTCCTGAAACTGCTTGCCTCTGATTAGCAGGTTGCCGTTATAATCAAATACATCACTGGCACCGTCAAATACCAGCTCATCCTGACCACCCACCATATTGGTATAGGCAATATACACCCGGTTTTCCCGGGCACGGTCAGACAACATTTTTTCACGCTGGTTTCTCTTGCCGAAATGATACGGTGAAGCACTTATATTGATAATCAGTTCCGCCCCTTTATTTGCCTGAGCGGTAGACGGGCCTGAGGTAAACCAAATATCTTCACAAATATTCACCCCCACCTGAAGCCCGCAGATAGTATAAACGGGACAGCGGTTACCCGGCAGAAAATAGCGGTTTTCATCAAAAACGCCATAATTAGGTAAAAATATCTTGTGATAGCTATCAATCAGACTGCCATTATGGATAATGGCGGCAGCGTTACGAAGGCCGTCATGGGAATCTACATAACCCACAATCACCGTGATGCCTTGTGATGCTTTTATTACAGCATCCAGCGCCTGCAAGTTTTCTTCAACAAAACGGGGCTTATGCAGTAAATCTTCAGGTGGATAACCACAGATAGCCAATTCGGGAAAGGCTATAACATCTGCTCCAAGTGAACGGGCTTTTTGAACATGACTGACAATGCAGGCGGTGTTACCTGCCAAGTCACCCACCACACTATCAATTTGCGCCATGGCTAAACGCAGTTTTCCCATATTGCCCTCATATATAAAAACAGGGTCTGGTATAGGCTATTGTAACCTATTTGCCAGACCCTGCGCCAATTTATTCAGTAAAGGTTATAGAACGGGCAGATATCTCTTAAGTTCCCAGTCAGTAACAGCTATGCTGTACTGGCTCCATTCTATTTTCTTGTTAGCCACAAATGCATCAAAAACATGGTCACCCAGAGCTTCACGCACCAGTGAACTGCCTTCAGTCAGCTTCAGGGCTTCCAGCAAACTGCCGGGCAAAGTCCCGATACCGCGCTTGGCACGTTCAACTTCGTTCATTTCGTAAACATTCTCTTCTATAGGAGCAGGAGGTGTCAGTTTTTCCTCGATACCCTTGAGACCGGCGGCCAGCATAACGCTGAAAGCCAAGTAGGGGTTACAGCCCGGATCAGCAGAGCGAAGCTCAATACGGGTGGACTTTTCATGTCCCGGTTTGTACTCAGGAACTCTTACCAGGTCAGCCCGGTTACGGCGAGCCCAAGAAAGATATACAGGGGCTTCAAAACCGGGTACAAGACGCTTGTATGAGTTTATCCACTGATTGGTAACTGAAGTAAATTCGGGAGCATATTTGAGTATGCCTGCAATATATTGCTTGGCCATGGTGGACAGGTAATATGAATCTTTGGCATCAAAGAAAGCGTTCCTGTCACCCTTGAAAAGGCTCTGATGGGTATGCATGCCGGAACCATTTACGGAACCGACGGGCTTGGGCATAAAGCTAGCATGCAGACCATGCCGCATGGCCACTTCTTTAACCAGCAAGCGATAGGTCATAACATTGTCCGCCATGGTCAGAGCATCAGTATAGCGGATATCTATTTCATGTTGGCTGGGAGCAACTTCATGGTGAGCATATTCAACGATGATGCCCATATCTTGCAAAGCCACAATGGTTTCACGCCGAAGGTCAGTAGCCAAATCACGGGGAGTCAGGTCAAAGTAGCCGCCTTCATCCAGAAATTCGGTTGAATGGTCATTTTTGAAATAAAAATACTCCAGTTCAGGACCAATATAGAAGGTAAAACCCATCTCAGCCGCTTTTTTAAGATTGCGCTTAAGGACATAGCGGGGGTCACCCTCAAACTGTTCGCCTGACGGCTTCTTGATATCGCAAAACATGCGCCCAACCTGATAATCACCATTGGACCAAGGTATAATCTTGAAGGTATCCGGATCGGGCAAGGCTACCATATCGGATTCGTCTATGCGGGCATAACCTTCGATAGATGAACCATCAAAACCCATACCGTCTTCCAACGCTCTTTCAAGCTCGTTATAAGCAATGGAAAAACTTTTCAGTGAACCCAAAATGTCAGTAAACCATAGGCGAATAAACCGAACATTATGATCTTTGGCCGTTTTAAGAACGTACTCTACGGATTCTGCTCTCGTCATTTCTAACGTTTCTCCTTTTTATTGCTGGGGAAATATCTTTCCCTATTTTAGTTAACAGTTTACCATTTATTTGTTTCGCTTTTATTTCGCAATTGTTTCCGATATGTTACGGCAACCGCCATAGCCCTAAACTGCATCGTTTCCTGTTTCACCGGTACGAATCCGTATAACTTGTTCAACCGGCAGGATGAATATCTTGCCATCACCTATACGCCCGGTCCGGGCAGCTTTGATAATGGCATCAACTGCAATCTGGCAGTCATCGTCGTGGCAAATAACCTCCAATTTGAGTTTGGGTAAAAATTCAACCCTATATTCACCCACTCTCCATTGTAAAGGAACACCCTTTTGTTTTCCGCGTCCGCTAACCTCTGAGACAGTCAGCCCTGCAAAACCCACCAGTTCCAATGCTTTTCTTACAGGTTCTAATCTTTCTTCACGGATAATAGCTTCTATCTTTTTCATCTGACACTCCCCCCGTAAGCCCGTTCAGCGTGTTGGGCAATATCAAGACCTATGAGTTCTTCGGGTTCTTTCACCCTCAGTCCGACCAGCTTATCTACAACTTTGGCTATTATGAAGCTGCCTCCAAAGGCAAACCCTGCAGTAACAGCCACACCCAGGGCTTGCTTAAGGAATAATTCCACATTTCCGGAAAGAAGTCCGTCTGCACCGGCAGAGTTGACCGCCAGACTGGCGAAGATACCTGTTGCCAAAGCACCCCAGATACCGCCTACACCGTGTACCGCCATAACATCCAGTGAATCGTCAAATCCGCGTTTCATCTTGAATATCATAGCAGCGTAGCAAACCAGAGCCGCC
Protein-coding sequences here:
- a CDS encoding DUF3795 domain-containing protein, whose product is MKMPETLNPQMLAPCGINCLACRAHLMQKKVCPGCFTDSITKSESCRNCRIKACATEHGVNACAECGAFPCPLIGHIDKRYRLRYGLSLIENELFLKQNGFEVFSAREKERWTCPECEGIVCLHNRTCSSCLKTYPINHPV
- a CDS encoding glutamine synthetase family protein, yielding MTRAESVEYVLKTAKDHNVRFIRLWFTDILGSLKSFSIAYNELERALEDGMGFDGSSIEGYARIDESDMVALPDPDTFKIIPWSNGDYQVGRMFCDIKKPSGEQFEGDPRYVLKRNLKKAAEMGFTFYIGPELEYFYFKNDHSTEFLDEGGYFDLTPRDLATDLRRETIVALQDMGIIVEYAHHEVAPSQHEIDIRYTDALTMADNVMTYRLLVKEVAMRHGLHASFMPKPVGSVNGSGMHTHQSLFKGDRNAFFDAKDSYYLSTMAKQYIAGILKYAPEFTSVTNQWINSYKRLVPGFEAPVYLSWARRNRADLVRVPEYKPGHEKSTRIELRSADPGCNPYLAFSVMLAAGLKGIEEKLTPPAPIEENVYEMNEVERAKRGIGTLPGSLLEALKLTEGSSLVREALGDHVFDAFVANKKIEWSQYSIAVTDWELKRYLPVL
- a CDS encoding Maf family protein, with amino-acid sequence MPDNPTGTLPEIILASASPRRRQILSEMGFVFSVCPSQAELYPDGSVAPAEFAVLNAQIKARDIASKYSNGLIIAADTIVVDDFGILGKPSSKKVALNYLSRLGGKPHTVISSVCLLNAENGQIRSATCQSTLTMRPYTQAEAQRYVDSGLPMDKAGAYGIQDKEFNPAENIQGCYLNVVGLPACTLVRLINEMGFNPKLARNWKPEGDCTLCRIYRTEISRLR
- a CDS encoding NAD+ synthase, with amino-acid sequence MGKLRLAMAQIDSVVGDLAGNTACIVSHVQKARSLGADVIAFPELAICGYPPEDLLHKPRFVEENLQALDAVIKASQGITVIVGYVDSHDGLRNAAAIIHNGSLIDSYHKIFLPNYGVFDENRYFLPGNRCPVYTICGLQVGVNICEDIWFTSGPSTAQANKGAELIINISASPYHFGKRNQREKMLSDRARENRVYIAYTNMVGGQDELVFDGASDVFDYNGNLLIRGKQFQEDLVVLDLDIPVLPRQADTNANVPDSIFVSSAGFETPKPPIENIAFTPLEADAEVYQALLLGTRDYINKNGFKKVVIGLSGGIDSSLVATIAADALGPENVVGVIMPSRYSSEGSISDSLHLAGNLGIKTLQIPIDPLFQSFLNTLSDVFAGTEANTTEENIQARIRGNLLMALSNKFHWLVLNTSNKSETAIGYSTLYGDMAGGFAIIKDVPKVLVYRLVHNRNKLAGFDLIPNNVLAKPPSAELKPNQLDTDSLPPYEVLDPILEAYVEQDKSIDQIVALGFAADIVKRVVKMVDRSEYKRRQAPPGIKITPKAFGRDRRLPITNRYNHAN
- a CDS encoding carbonic anhydrase; its protein translation is MKIVKITDASQIPSECTDTPIAELIEYQNLGKELHTCHSAHLLIGMCMDNRKQLRIPENFAYILRTGGANLRNSEFKVSYAIAIGEVKHIALIAHNNCGMINLASKKAQFIQGLCKNAGWSRERAEEHFMNYAPMFEIDNEAEFVVAEAKRLADKYPGIMVVPLYYSLDDNLLSLILD
- a CDS encoding P-II family nitrogen regulator, yielding MKKIEAIIREERLEPVRKALELVGFAGLTVSEVSGRGKQKGVPLQWRVGEYRVEFLPKLKLEVICHDDDCQIAVDAIIKAARTGRIGDGKIFILPVEQVIRIRTGETGNDAV